A genomic window from Cystobacter fuscus DSM 2262 includes:
- a CDS encoding DUF2380 domain-containing protein, whose amino-acid sequence MVSWEEAREDASCVVPLCEEERCALWRCRELELADTPSILLTRGTLTLRPPASPTRWWGRPLVAPFDSDPVFEIPWHDWKLRDQYAPHALHLPCIPSREPFEKHHIFPQEPLLAGWFKHR is encoded by the coding sequence GTGGTTTCGTGGGAAGAAGCCCGCGAGGACGCGAGCTGCGTGGTGCCGCTGTGTGAGGAAGAGCGCTGTGCGCTCTGGCGCTGCCGGGAGCTGGAACTGGCGGACACCCCTTCCATTCTCCTGACCCGGGGAACGCTGACCCTGCGCCCTCCCGCGTCGCCCACGCGCTGGTGGGGTCGTCCGCTCGTCGCGCCGTTCGACAGCGATCCCGTCTTCGAGATTCCCTGGCACGATTGGAAGCTCCGGGACCAGTACGCACCGCATGCGCTGCACCTGCCGTGCATCCCCTCGCGCGAACCCTTTGAGAAGCACCACATCTTCCCGCAGGAACCGCTCCTGGCGGGTTGGTTCAAGCATCGATAA
- the sitI6 gene encoding SitI6 family double-CXXCG motif immunity protein: MNYFRMKEDKAAGYTGFVDAAHRWGLPGIYCPVCKSTWSGGAKVYPSVDLTPVIALADFEEARTEPLEEYERLSELVRPLLPPGAQLEPGAAFGPLVGKAQGRFGQFVSNYSFLILIRREAYEQLQSEPLRGLKGCRMEVRFRQRNPPELLELELIPNGRVHPDCLPPDRKPPCPRCHRLGIPLPKDLLLDATTLPTGLDLFRLEDFPTVVVCTKRFVEACQRLGLDGLAFAPLPVR; encoded by the coding sequence ATGAACTACTTCAGGATGAAGGAAGACAAAGCGGCGGGCTATACAGGCTTCGTTGATGCTGCCCATCGTTGGGGGCTTCCTGGCATTTACTGCCCCGTGTGCAAGTCCACCTGGAGTGGAGGAGCCAAGGTATATCCCTCCGTGGATCTGACGCCAGTGATTGCGCTGGCTGACTTCGAGGAAGCGCGTACCGAGCCCCTCGAGGAGTATGAGCGGCTGAGTGAACTGGTCCGTCCGCTGTTGCCGCCGGGAGCCCAATTGGAACCTGGTGCGGCATTCGGGCCGCTCGTGGGTAAAGCACAGGGTCGTTTCGGGCAGTTCGTCTCCAACTACTCTTTCTTGATCCTGATTCGCCGCGAGGCGTACGAGCAGCTTCAGTCCGAGCCCCTGCGCGGACTCAAGGGGTGCCGGATGGAGGTGCGCTTTCGTCAGCGCAATCCCCCCGAGCTGCTCGAACTGGAACTCATCCCCAATGGACGCGTACATCCAGACTGCCTTCCGCCGGACCGCAAGCCCCCATGCCCTCGCTGTCATCGCCTGGGCATTCCACTCCCCAAGGACCTCCTCCTGGACGCCACTACGCTCCCCACCGGGCTGGACCTTTTCCGCCTGGAGGACTTCCCCACGGTGGTGGTCTGCACCAAGCGCTTCGTCGAAGCCTGCCAACGCTTGGGGCTGGATGGCCTCGCCTTCGCGCCGCTCCCAGTGCGATGA